From a region of the Dunckerocampus dactyliophorus isolate RoL2022-P2 chromosome 20, RoL_Ddac_1.1, whole genome shotgun sequence genome:
- the eomesa gene encoding eomesodermin homolog a isoform X2, protein MQLENILPSSLPKTFYNLSSSDSVNDSPRPASQLEYQEVDRTDAESNSAPKKYLTAVGNGMLGDPDGDTFTKTGPDGRKGSPVLGEDELSSGRRYNLDELGSDRYFISSSQASSDMASPCSLFPYAGQTGSVYTGTTGSRYPASLHYGSVLPPTGFSSPTVCTARSQFSSGGYQFGQGPGCLYPSYPGTGIGSMALPGSGAGPRAQVYLCNRPLWLKFHRHQTEMIITKQGRRMFPFLSFNITGLNLTAHYNVFVEIVLADPNHWRFQGGKWVTCGKADNNMQGNKMYVHPESPNTGAHWMRQEISFGKLKLTNNKGANNNNTQMIVLQSLHKYQPRLHIVEVTEDGVEDMSNEARTQTFTFPENQFIAVTAYQNTDITQLKIDHNPFAKGFRDNYDSMYTAPESDRLTPSPTDSPRSTQIVPGARYAMQPFFQDQFVNNLPQNRFYSSERAVPQTNSLLSPQSEDASAAASAQRWFVPPVQQPGSNKLDLSYENDYSTSSLLSYGIKPLSLQTSHALSYYPDSAFASMAAGWGTRSSYQRKMTTGLPWSPRPSPPAFPEDQLGAAKDKLQEETAPSASTWIETSHSLKSVDSSDSGVYSMVCKRRRMSPGGSSTENSPTIKCEDLTSEDYNKDNPKGAKA, encoded by the exons ATGCAGTTGGAGAACATCCTCCCCAGCTCCCTCCCTAAAACCTTCTACAACCTCTCCTCCTCGGACAGCGTCAACGACAGCCCGAGGCCGGCGTCACAACTTGAGTATCAAGAAGTGGACCGGACGGACGCAGAGTCCAACAGCGCGCCCAAAAAGTACCTGACCGCCGTGGGGAACGGGATGCTTGGTGACCCAGACGGGGACACCTTCACTAAAACCGGGCCCGACGGGAGGAAAGGCTCCCCGGTGCTCGGTGAGGACGAGCTGAGCAGTGGGCGGCGGTACAACTTAGACGAACTCGGTTCTGATCGGTATTTCATCTCGTCTTCTCAGGCGAGTTCCGACATGGCAAGTCCGTGTTCCCTGTTTCCGTACGCAGGGCAAACCGGCTCCGTGTACACAGGCACCACCGGGTCCAGGTATCCGGCTTCGCTCCACTACGGATCGGTCCTGCCGCCCACCGGCTTCTCCTCTCCCACCGTGTGCACCGCCCGGAGTCAGTTCAGCAGCGGGGGGTACCAGTTCGGCCAGGGTCCCGGCTGCTTGTATCCCTCCTATCCCGGAACAGGCATCGGCTCGATGGCTCTGCCCGGTTCCGGCGCAGGCCCGAGGGCGCAGGTGTATCTTTGCAACCGGCCTCTTTGGCTCAAGTTCCACCGGCACCAGACCGAGATGATCATTACCAAACAGGGCAG ACGGATGTTCCCGTTCCTGAGCTTCAACATCACCGGACTCAACCTCACGGCCCATTACAATGTCTTTGTAGAAATTGTTCTGGCCGACCCGAACCACTGGCGCTTTCAAGGAGGAAAGTGGGTCACTTGCGGGAAAGCGGACAATAATATGCAAG GTAACAAAATGTACGTTCATCCTGAATCCCCAAACACCGGCGCGCACTGGATGAGGCAAGAAATCTCTTTTGGGAAATTGAAGCTTACCAACAACAAAGgggccaacaacaacaacacacag ATGATAGTCTTGCAGTCTCTTCATAAATACCAGCCGCGACTCCACATTGTGGAGGTGACGGAGGACGGCGTGGAGGACATGAGCAACGAGGCCCGGACTCAAACTTTCACCTTCCCTGAGAACCAGTTCATAGCGGTCACCGCCTACCAGAACACGGAT ATCACACAGCTGAAGATTGACCACAATCCGTTTGCGAAAGGCTTTCGGGACAATTATGACTC AATGTACACAGCCCCAGAGAGTGACAGATTGACTCCATCCCCGACAGACTCTCCCCGGTCCACCCAAATCGTGCCCGGGGCTCGCTATGCCATGCAGCCTTTCTTCCAGGACCAGTTTGTCAATAATCTGCCGCAGAACCGCTTCTACAGCAGCGAACGGGCCGTCCCCCAAACCAACAGCCTCCTGTCCCCGCAGAGTGAGGACGCCAGTGCTGCCGCCTCCGCCCAACGTTGGTTCGTCCCCCCGGTGCAGCAGCCTGGCTCCAACAAGCTGGACCTGTCCTATGAGAATGACTATTCCACCAGTAGTCTGCTGTCCTACGGCATCAAGCCGCTCTCCCTACAGACGTCCCACGCCCTCAGCTACTACCCGGATTCAGCTTTCGCCTCCATGGCCGCGGGATGGGGCACCAGAAGCTCCTATCAGCGTAAAATGACCACCGGCCTGCCCTGGTCCCCTCGCCCGAGTCCACCGGCCTTCCCAGAGGACCAGCTGGGGGCCGCGAAAGACAAGCTGCAGGAAGAAACCGCGCCGTCGGCGTCAACCTGGATCGAGACGTCTCACTCGCTGAAATCGGTGGATTCTAGCGATTCTGGCGTGTATTCCATGGTGTGCAAGAGGCGCAGGATGTCCCCCGGGGGCTCGAGCACAGAGAACTCTCCAACCATCAAGTGTGAAGACTTGACTTCGGAGGATTACAATAAGGACAACCCAAAAG GTGCCAAAGCTTAG
- the eomesa gene encoding eomesodermin homolog a isoform X3: MASPCSLFPYAGQTGSVYTGTTGSRYPASLHYGSVLPPTGFSSPTVCTARSQFSSGGYQFGQGPGCLYPSYPGTGIGSMALPGSGAGPRAQVYLCNRPLWLKFHRHQTEMIITKQGRRMFPFLSFNITGLNLTAHYNVFVEIVLADPNHWRFQGGKWVTCGKADNNMQGNKMYVHPESPNTGAHWMRQEISFGKLKLTNNKGANNNNTQMIVLQSLHKYQPRLHIVEVTEDGVEDMSNEARTQTFTFPENQFIAVTAYQNTDITQLKIDHNPFAKGFRDNYDSMYTAPESDRLTPSPTDSPRSTQIVPGARYAMQPFFQDQFVNNLPQNRFYSSERAVPQTNSLLSPQSEDASAAASAQRWFVPPVQQPGSNKLDLSYENDYSTSSLLSYGIKPLSLQTSHALSYYPDSAFASMAAGWGTRSSYQRKMTTGLPWSPRPSPPAFPEDQLGAAKDKLQEETAPSASTWIETSHSLKSVDSSDSGVYSMVCKRRRMSPGGSSTENSPTIKCEDLTSEDYNKDNPKGMGYYAFYTSP, translated from the exons ATGGCAAGTCCGTGTTCCCTGTTTCCGTACGCAGGGCAAACCGGCTCCGTGTACACAGGCACCACCGGGTCCAGGTATCCGGCTTCGCTCCACTACGGATCGGTCCTGCCGCCCACCGGCTTCTCCTCTCCCACCGTGTGCACCGCCCGGAGTCAGTTCAGCAGCGGGGGGTACCAGTTCGGCCAGGGTCCCGGCTGCTTGTATCCCTCCTATCCCGGAACAGGCATCGGCTCGATGGCTCTGCCCGGTTCCGGCGCAGGCCCGAGGGCGCAGGTGTATCTTTGCAACCGGCCTCTTTGGCTCAAGTTCCACCGGCACCAGACCGAGATGATCATTACCAAACAGGGCAG ACGGATGTTCCCGTTCCTGAGCTTCAACATCACCGGACTCAACCTCACGGCCCATTACAATGTCTTTGTAGAAATTGTTCTGGCCGACCCGAACCACTGGCGCTTTCAAGGAGGAAAGTGGGTCACTTGCGGGAAAGCGGACAATAATATGCAAG GTAACAAAATGTACGTTCATCCTGAATCCCCAAACACCGGCGCGCACTGGATGAGGCAAGAAATCTCTTTTGGGAAATTGAAGCTTACCAACAACAAAGgggccaacaacaacaacacacag ATGATAGTCTTGCAGTCTCTTCATAAATACCAGCCGCGACTCCACATTGTGGAGGTGACGGAGGACGGCGTGGAGGACATGAGCAACGAGGCCCGGACTCAAACTTTCACCTTCCCTGAGAACCAGTTCATAGCGGTCACCGCCTACCAGAACACGGAT ATCACACAGCTGAAGATTGACCACAATCCGTTTGCGAAAGGCTTTCGGGACAATTATGACTC AATGTACACAGCCCCAGAGAGTGACAGATTGACTCCATCCCCGACAGACTCTCCCCGGTCCACCCAAATCGTGCCCGGGGCTCGCTATGCCATGCAGCCTTTCTTCCAGGACCAGTTTGTCAATAATCTGCCGCAGAACCGCTTCTACAGCAGCGAACGGGCCGTCCCCCAAACCAACAGCCTCCTGTCCCCGCAGAGTGAGGACGCCAGTGCTGCCGCCTCCGCCCAACGTTGGTTCGTCCCCCCGGTGCAGCAGCCTGGCTCCAACAAGCTGGACCTGTCCTATGAGAATGACTATTCCACCAGTAGTCTGCTGTCCTACGGCATCAAGCCGCTCTCCCTACAGACGTCCCACGCCCTCAGCTACTACCCGGATTCAGCTTTCGCCTCCATGGCCGCGGGATGGGGCACCAGAAGCTCCTATCAGCGTAAAATGACCACCGGCCTGCCCTGGTCCCCTCGCCCGAGTCCACCGGCCTTCCCAGAGGACCAGCTGGGGGCCGCGAAAGACAAGCTGCAGGAAGAAACCGCGCCGTCGGCGTCAACCTGGATCGAGACGTCTCACTCGCTGAAATCGGTGGATTCTAGCGATTCTGGCGTGTATTCCATGGTGTGCAAGAGGCGCAGGATGTCCCCCGGGGGCTCGAGCACAGAGAACTCTCCAACCATCAAGTGTGAAGACTTGACTTCGGAGGATTACAATAAGGACAACCCAAAAGGCATGGGTTATTATGCATTCTACACAAGCCCCTAA
- the eomesa gene encoding eomesodermin homolog a isoform X1 — protein sequence MQLENILPSSLPKTFYNLSSSDSVNDSPRPASQLEYQEVDRTDAESNSAPKKYLTAVGNGMLGDPDGDTFTKTGPDGRKGSPVLGEDELSSGRRYNLDELGSDRYFISSSQASSDMASPCSLFPYAGQTGSVYTGTTGSRYPASLHYGSVLPPTGFSSPTVCTARSQFSSGGYQFGQGPGCLYPSYPGTGIGSMALPGSGAGPRAQVYLCNRPLWLKFHRHQTEMIITKQGRRMFPFLSFNITGLNLTAHYNVFVEIVLADPNHWRFQGGKWVTCGKADNNMQGNKMYVHPESPNTGAHWMRQEISFGKLKLTNNKGANNNNTQMIVLQSLHKYQPRLHIVEVTEDGVEDMSNEARTQTFTFPENQFIAVTAYQNTDITQLKIDHNPFAKGFRDNYDSMYTAPESDRLTPSPTDSPRSTQIVPGARYAMQPFFQDQFVNNLPQNRFYSSERAVPQTNSLLSPQSEDASAAASAQRWFVPPVQQPGSNKLDLSYENDYSTSSLLSYGIKPLSLQTSHALSYYPDSAFASMAAGWGTRSSYQRKMTTGLPWSPRPSPPAFPEDQLGAAKDKLQEETAPSASTWIETSHSLKSVDSSDSGVYSMVCKRRRMSPGGSSTENSPTIKCEDLTSEDYNKDNPKGMGYYAFYTSP from the exons ATGCAGTTGGAGAACATCCTCCCCAGCTCCCTCCCTAAAACCTTCTACAACCTCTCCTCCTCGGACAGCGTCAACGACAGCCCGAGGCCGGCGTCACAACTTGAGTATCAAGAAGTGGACCGGACGGACGCAGAGTCCAACAGCGCGCCCAAAAAGTACCTGACCGCCGTGGGGAACGGGATGCTTGGTGACCCAGACGGGGACACCTTCACTAAAACCGGGCCCGACGGGAGGAAAGGCTCCCCGGTGCTCGGTGAGGACGAGCTGAGCAGTGGGCGGCGGTACAACTTAGACGAACTCGGTTCTGATCGGTATTTCATCTCGTCTTCTCAGGCGAGTTCCGACATGGCAAGTCCGTGTTCCCTGTTTCCGTACGCAGGGCAAACCGGCTCCGTGTACACAGGCACCACCGGGTCCAGGTATCCGGCTTCGCTCCACTACGGATCGGTCCTGCCGCCCACCGGCTTCTCCTCTCCCACCGTGTGCACCGCCCGGAGTCAGTTCAGCAGCGGGGGGTACCAGTTCGGCCAGGGTCCCGGCTGCTTGTATCCCTCCTATCCCGGAACAGGCATCGGCTCGATGGCTCTGCCCGGTTCCGGCGCAGGCCCGAGGGCGCAGGTGTATCTTTGCAACCGGCCTCTTTGGCTCAAGTTCCACCGGCACCAGACCGAGATGATCATTACCAAACAGGGCAG ACGGATGTTCCCGTTCCTGAGCTTCAACATCACCGGACTCAACCTCACGGCCCATTACAATGTCTTTGTAGAAATTGTTCTGGCCGACCCGAACCACTGGCGCTTTCAAGGAGGAAAGTGGGTCACTTGCGGGAAAGCGGACAATAATATGCAAG GTAACAAAATGTACGTTCATCCTGAATCCCCAAACACCGGCGCGCACTGGATGAGGCAAGAAATCTCTTTTGGGAAATTGAAGCTTACCAACAACAAAGgggccaacaacaacaacacacag ATGATAGTCTTGCAGTCTCTTCATAAATACCAGCCGCGACTCCACATTGTGGAGGTGACGGAGGACGGCGTGGAGGACATGAGCAACGAGGCCCGGACTCAAACTTTCACCTTCCCTGAGAACCAGTTCATAGCGGTCACCGCCTACCAGAACACGGAT ATCACACAGCTGAAGATTGACCACAATCCGTTTGCGAAAGGCTTTCGGGACAATTATGACTC AATGTACACAGCCCCAGAGAGTGACAGATTGACTCCATCCCCGACAGACTCTCCCCGGTCCACCCAAATCGTGCCCGGGGCTCGCTATGCCATGCAGCCTTTCTTCCAGGACCAGTTTGTCAATAATCTGCCGCAGAACCGCTTCTACAGCAGCGAACGGGCCGTCCCCCAAACCAACAGCCTCCTGTCCCCGCAGAGTGAGGACGCCAGTGCTGCCGCCTCCGCCCAACGTTGGTTCGTCCCCCCGGTGCAGCAGCCTGGCTCCAACAAGCTGGACCTGTCCTATGAGAATGACTATTCCACCAGTAGTCTGCTGTCCTACGGCATCAAGCCGCTCTCCCTACAGACGTCCCACGCCCTCAGCTACTACCCGGATTCAGCTTTCGCCTCCATGGCCGCGGGATGGGGCACCAGAAGCTCCTATCAGCGTAAAATGACCACCGGCCTGCCCTGGTCCCCTCGCCCGAGTCCACCGGCCTTCCCAGAGGACCAGCTGGGGGCCGCGAAAGACAAGCTGCAGGAAGAAACCGCGCCGTCGGCGTCAACCTGGATCGAGACGTCTCACTCGCTGAAATCGGTGGATTCTAGCGATTCTGGCGTGTATTCCATGGTGTGCAAGAGGCGCAGGATGTCCCCCGGGGGCTCGAGCACAGAGAACTCTCCAACCATCAAGTGTGAAGACTTGACTTCGGAGGATTACAATAAGGACAACCCAAAAGGCATGGGTTATTATGCATTCTACACAAGCCCCTAA